In the genome of Streptomyces globosus, one region contains:
- a CDS encoding FAD-binding protein, which produces MTALPPGAAVPPPELRGVLSTRESDLAAAASDFGNLVHLRPLAVLFPADAGDVAAIVRYGRANGLPVVPRGAGHAVDGQAQAPGGIVVDLTSVARVRAPDDRNLISVDAGATWQAVAEATLPRGLVPPVLPDHLGLTVGGTLAAGGFGGSSHRHGSVSDQVHELDVVTPGGELRTCSPTRDRDLFDAVRGTQGQYGIITRAALGLHPAGRTAIRHRIGCPDPGTLLAAQVRLAAGGRFDHILGSAVHVPGRGWQFVLEAVAVFTPPQAPPPQPGIRPSDGPAPETDVLPYADYLGRLAPFERQLRAAGSWQNHPHPRCNVLLPGRHAAGIIADTLAGLGPEDIGESGSVLIYPVPNRRLRAPRLPKARGTTSVLFGLQRTAPPDDPAALRRMHEGNARLLARALRVGGAAYSARTPYHDTRITGGTAGMAEPLGPPAHEPVSP; this is translated from the coding sequence GTGACCGCACTGCCGCCGGGCGCCGCCGTCCCGCCGCCGGAGCTGCGCGGAGTGCTCAGCACACGGGAGAGCGATCTCGCGGCCGCAGCAAGTGACTTCGGCAACCTGGTGCACCTGCGCCCGCTTGCCGTGCTCTTCCCCGCCGACGCCGGAGACGTCGCGGCGATCGTCCGGTACGGCCGCGCGAACGGCCTCCCCGTGGTGCCCCGCGGCGCCGGCCACGCGGTCGACGGCCAGGCCCAGGCCCCCGGCGGCATCGTCGTCGACCTGACGTCGGTCGCGCGCGTCCGCGCACCGGATGACCGGAACCTGATCAGCGTCGACGCCGGGGCCACGTGGCAGGCGGTCGCCGAGGCGACCCTGCCCCGGGGCCTCGTCCCGCCCGTGCTGCCCGACCACCTCGGGCTGACGGTCGGCGGAACGCTGGCGGCCGGCGGCTTCGGCGGATCGAGCCACCGACACGGCAGCGTGTCCGACCAGGTCCACGAACTCGACGTGGTCACCCCCGGCGGCGAACTGCGCACCTGCTCCCCGACCCGGGACCGCGACCTGTTCGACGCGGTGCGGGGCACCCAGGGCCAGTACGGCATCATCACCCGCGCCGCACTCGGCCTGCACCCGGCCGGCCGCACGGCCATCCGGCACCGGATCGGCTGCCCGGACCCCGGCACCCTGCTCGCCGCCCAGGTGCGCCTGGCCGCCGGGGGGCGCTTCGACCACATCCTCGGCTCGGCCGTCCACGTGCCGGGGCGGGGCTGGCAGTTCGTCCTGGAGGCCGTGGCGGTGTTCACCCCGCCACAGGCCCCGCCGCCGCAGCCCGGGATCCGGCCGTCGGACGGCCCGGCCCCGGAGACCGACGTCCTCCCGTACGCCGACTACCTCGGCCGTCTGGCCCCGTTCGAACGGCAGTTGCGGGCCGCCGGATCCTGGCAGAACCACCCGCACCCCCGGTGCAACGTGCTGCTGCCCGGCAGGCATGCTGCCGGCATCATCGCCGACACGCTTGCCGGGCTCGGCCCGGAGGACATCGGAGAGAGCGGCAGCGTCCTCATCTACCCCGTCCCCAACCGGCGGCTGCGGGCCCCGCGACTGCCGAAGGCCCGCGGGACCACCTCGGTCCTGTTCGGCCTCCAGCGCACCGCGCCCCCCGACGACCCGGCCGCGCTCCGGCGCATGCACGAGGGCAACGCCCGGCTGCTGGCCCGCGCCCTGCGTGTCGGCGGAGCCGCGTACAGCGCCCGCACCCCCTACCACGACACGCGCATCACGGGCGGCACCGCCGGCATGGCCGAGCCCCTGGGCCCGCCGGCCCACGAGCCCGTCAGCCCATGA
- a CDS encoding TetR/AcrR family transcriptional regulator, with amino-acid sequence MAKGRPVETRPYHHGDLRAALVDAGLKLAREGGSAALGLRSVTRAVGVTPNAAYRHFADHQALVLAVAAEAQDKLARAMLDRMEALRATAGPDPVAQSVRNLHGVGLGYIEFALSEPGWFEIAILTPDDSRAGAPPATLADRVAPPYRLLVDALDTMVEAGAMTPERRVNAEWVCWSSVHGFADLAARGPLAWQDRATIDRLAAHVVDTTVRVLMG; translated from the coding sequence ATGGCCAAGGGCAGACCCGTCGAGACTCGCCCGTACCACCACGGCGACCTGCGGGCCGCGCTGGTGGACGCGGGCCTGAAACTCGCACGCGAAGGCGGGTCCGCGGCACTCGGGCTGCGGAGCGTCACCCGCGCCGTGGGCGTCACGCCCAACGCCGCCTACCGGCATTTCGCCGATCACCAGGCACTGGTGCTCGCCGTCGCGGCCGAGGCGCAGGACAAGCTCGCCCGGGCGATGCTCGACCGGATGGAGGCGCTGCGCGCCACGGCCGGCCCGGACCCGGTGGCGCAGTCGGTGCGGAACCTGCACGGCGTCGGGCTCGGCTACATCGAGTTCGCGCTCTCGGAGCCCGGCTGGTTCGAGATCGCGATCCTCACCCCCGACGACTCCCGGGCCGGAGCCCCGCCGGCCACGCTGGCGGACCGGGTGGCTCCGCCGTACCGGCTGCTCGTCGACGCGCTCGACACGATGGTCGAGGCCGGCGCGATGACGCCGGAGCGTCGGGTGAACGCGGAATGGGTCTGCTGGTCGTCGGTGCACGGCTTCGCCGACCTGGCCGCCCGGGGCCCACTGGCCTGGCAGGACCGCGCCACCATCGACCGACTCGCCGCGCACGTGGTGGACACCACGGTCCGGGTGCTCATGGGCTGA
- a CDS encoding PDR/VanB family oxidoreductase yields the protein MSAGSPSQVLTLRVTAKQAAADGVVVLELAHGDGARLPDWTPGAHVDLVLPGGLTRQYSLCGDRWDAHRYRVAVLREPAGRGGSAYIHERLRPGDSVGVGGPRNHFPLVPADRYLFLAGGIGITPLLPMIHQAELVGADWTLVYGGRRRASMAFLGELARYGDRVRLVPEDEAGRPDPAGLLREVRAGTRVYCCGPSGLLDAVAAACAHWPARTLYTERFTAAGPGAPVRDTPFDVVLARTGGRVTVTPDTTVLDAVRAAGVELLSSCGEGICGTCATTVLDGVVDHRDSLLSDEERAAGDCMYPCVSRSCGDRLVLNL from the coding sequence GTGAGTGCCGGCTCACCGTCCCAGGTGCTGACGCTGAGGGTGACCGCCAAGCAGGCGGCGGCCGACGGCGTCGTCGTGCTGGAACTGGCACACGGCGACGGCGCCCGGCTGCCCGACTGGACGCCCGGCGCCCATGTCGACCTCGTCCTGCCGGGCGGCCTCACCCGCCAGTACTCGCTGTGCGGCGACCGCTGGGACGCCCACCGCTACCGCGTCGCCGTCCTGCGCGAGCCGGCGGGCCGCGGCGGCTCGGCGTACATCCACGAGCGGTTGCGGCCCGGCGACAGCGTCGGCGTCGGCGGCCCGCGCAACCACTTCCCCCTGGTGCCCGCCGACCGCTACCTGTTCCTCGCGGGCGGGATCGGCATCACCCCGCTGCTGCCGATGATCCACCAGGCCGAACTGGTCGGCGCGGACTGGACGCTCGTCTACGGCGGCCGGCGCCGCGCGTCGATGGCCTTCCTCGGCGAACTCGCCCGGTACGGCGACCGGGTCCGCCTCGTCCCGGAGGACGAGGCGGGCCGCCCCGACCCGGCCGGCCTGCTGCGGGAGGTGCGCGCCGGGACGCGGGTGTACTGCTGCGGCCCGTCCGGGCTGCTCGACGCCGTCGCGGCGGCCTGTGCCCACTGGCCCGCCCGCACCCTGTACACCGAGCGGTTCACGGCGGCCGGTCCGGGCGCGCCGGTCCGGGACACGCCGTTCGACGTGGTGCTGGCCCGTACGGGCGGACGGGTGACGGTCACTCCGGACACGACCGTCCTCGACGCCGTGCGTGCGGCCGGGGTGGAGCTGCTCTCCTCGTGCGGCGAGGGAATCTGCGGCACCTGCGCGACCACGGTGCTCGACGGCGTGGTCGACCACCGGGACAGCCTGCTCAGCGACGAGGAGCGGGCGGCGGGGGACTGCATGTACCCGTGCGTGTCCCGGTCCTGCGGCGACCGCCTCGTGCTGAACCTCTGA